The DNA segment TATTAGTGATCATAGCCATTGTACTCATGGTCAAGTAGCCTTATGTTGCAGCAGGGTCGTCACGTTGTTTCAGTTGTTTATGTTTGGTGCAGCATTGTCTAAACTTATGACTTATGTTTCTGTTGTTTAAACTTCAACTAGAACTTGTACTTCTTATGTAATATGTTTATGTATAATATGTTTTGTACTTGGTATGCAAGTTGGTACATCAAATAATTCACGAGTGTTTTTTACATCACGAGTCGGTAACAGATAATCCAATAAGTATCACGAGTGTTTCGAAACAAGCAACATTCACGGGATGaatgattctaaaaaaataagtaTCACGGGTGTTTCttacatcaaaatcaaaactacACCTCCTTTAACTATATATATGAGATATCTCTTCTCATTTCAGCAACACAAATCATCcctctctttttattttcaaatcatcCCTCTCTCATTTCAAATGGCCTCATCTTCTCATTATCATTACCACcaagataatgatgatgatattGATCTTGATACCCCATTTGAAGAATTTTTTAACAACTATGCTCCTATTCCAGAACCAAAAGAGCgaaaaaaacgtatttttatCGAGAGACACCAGGAGGAAGGCCACAAGCAATTGTGGAATGATTATTTTTCTGAAACTCCGACGTACTCGAGCAATTTATTCCGGCAACGGTTTCGAATGAATAAATCACTGTTCATTCGTATTGTGCATCGTCTCTCCACCGAAGTAGAATATTTTCATCAAACACAAGATGCACTCGGACGGTCAAGTCTATCACCTCTACAAAAATGTACCGCAGCAATTCGTCAATTGGCATATGGAAGTGGAGCTGACACGGTTGACGAATATGTCCGACTTGCCGAAACAACAGCGCGAAAATGTTTGCACGAATTTACCGTCGGAATAATCCTCCTATTTGGCGAAGAATACCTAAGGCGTCCCACCCCGGAGGATCTGGCCAGATTACTCCATATCGGCGAACAACGTGGATTTCCAGGGATGATtggaagcatcgactgtatgcattgggagtggaagaactgtcccaccgcttggaaaggaatgTATTCACGAGGAACAGACAAACCAACAATTGTCTTGGAGGCGGTGGCTTCCTATGACCTATGGATATGGCACGCTTTTTTTGGAGCTCCAGG comes from the Brassica rapa cultivar Chiifu-401-42 chromosome A01, CAAS_Brap_v3.01, whole genome shotgun sequence genome and includes:
- the LOC103841191 gene encoding uncharacterized protein LOC103841191 — translated: MNDSKKISITGVSYIKIKTTPPLTIYMRYLFSFQQHKSSLSFYFQIIPLSFQMASSSHYHYHQDNDDDIDLDTPFEEFFNNYAPIPEPKERKKRIFIERHQEEGHKQLWNDYFSETPTYSSNLFRQRFRMNKSLFIRIVHRLSTEVEYFHQTQDALGRSSLSPLQKCTAAIRQLAYGSGADTVDEYVRLAETTARKCLHEFTVGIILLFGEEYLRRPTPEDLARLLHIGEQRGFPGMIGSIDCMHWEWKNCPTAWKGMYSRGTDKPTIVLEAVASYDLWIWHAFFGAPGTMNDLNILDRSPVFDDIINGIAPEVKFNVNGTEYGMAYYLTDGIYPKWATFIQSIRLPQGPKNSLFAQTQEAVRKDVERAFGVLQARFTVVKNPSKLWDKDKISNIMRACIILHNMIVEDERASFTQFNTFEFQEREDEDSFSINMPSQLGNTMDRRTSLRNRQTHQHLKNDLIENIWSKFGHLPNDI